One segment of Paenibacillus sp. FSL R7-0337 DNA contains the following:
- a CDS encoding agmatine deiminase family protein gives MHPRDLHYTMPAEWAKHERTFISWPVKDSMVHPDNHEAVSTGYAEIIRAIAEFEPVTVIVNPDELDTVEKLALGNKVTLLPIRHNDAWLRDNGPTFLAGPGGKLAGVNWKFNAWGGKYSPWDLDDEVAPQILKHLEVNAFDAPLVMEGGSIHTDGEGTILTTEECLLNRNRNPELSREEIAAYVKQYTGSESIIWLKQGLSGDETDGHVDNIACFAAPGKVIIQVCEDPQDENYAITQENLRILEQTVDAKGRKLEIIRIQQPPRVDFEGSRLTLSYLNFYFVNGGIILPVFGGTAAETDKLAEETLAGLFPDRRIRTVNGMAVIGEGGNVHCTTQQMPAVD, from the coding sequence ATGCATCCACGTGATTTACACTATACAATGCCGGCCGAATGGGCCAAGCATGAACGGACCTTCATTTCATGGCCGGTGAAGGACTCTATGGTACACCCTGATAATCATGAAGCGGTCAGTACAGGCTATGCCGAGATTATCCGCGCGATTGCCGAATTCGAGCCGGTGACGGTTATTGTCAATCCCGATGAGCTGGACACGGTAGAGAAGCTGGCCCTTGGAAACAAGGTCACGCTGCTCCCGATCCGTCACAACGATGCCTGGCTGCGGGACAACGGACCGACCTTCCTCGCAGGTCCGGGCGGGAAGCTGGCCGGGGTCAACTGGAAGTTCAATGCCTGGGGCGGCAAATATTCGCCTTGGGATCTCGATGATGAGGTGGCTCCGCAGATTCTGAAGCACCTGGAGGTCAATGCGTTCGATGCTCCGCTGGTGATGGAGGGCGGCTCCATTCATACAGACGGTGAAGGCACGATACTGACCACCGAGGAATGCCTGCTGAACCGCAACCGCAATCCGGAACTCAGCCGCGAGGAGATTGCCGCGTACGTCAAGCAGTATACCGGAAGCGAGTCGATCATCTGGCTGAAGCAGGGCCTTAGCGGGGATGAGACGGACGGGCATGTCGATAACATCGCCTGCTTCGCGGCACCGGGCAAGGTGATTATCCAGGTCTGCGAGGACCCGCAGGATGAGAACTATGCGATTACGCAGGAGAATTTGCGTATTCTGGAGCAGACGGTTGATGCCAAAGGCCGGAAGCTGGAGATTATCCGCATCCAGCAGCCGCCCCGCGTGGACTTCGAGGGCAGCCGCCTGACGCTGAGCTATCTGAATTTCTATTTCGTGAACGGCGGAATTATCCTGCCGGTCTTCGGCGGTACAGCGGCTGAGACGGACAAGCTGGCTGAAGAGACGCTGGCCGGGCTGTTCCCGGACCGTCGCATCCGTACCGTGAACGGAATGGCCGTGATCGGCGAAGGCGGGAACGTGCATTGCACCACCCAGCAGATGCCTGCGGTGGATTAG
- the aguB gene encoding N-carbamoylputrescine amidase: protein MRQVKVAATQMSCSGDIDENIRKAETLVREAAAQGAQIILLQELFETPYFCQKEKSDYYAYATELEQNKAVNHFKAIAKELAVVLPISFYEKKNYARYNSLAVIDADGTVMGKYRKSHIPDGPGYEEKFYFNPGDTGFKVWNTRYAKIGVGVCWDQWYPEAARVMSLMGAEILFYPTAIGSEPQDGSIDSKDHWQTCMLGHAAANLIPVVASNRIGKETDEDSSIDFYGSSFIAGPQGNKIVEAGRDEQTVLVSEFDLDALEVGRIEWGIFRDRRPELYRMIASYDGDLTF from the coding sequence ATGAGACAAGTAAAAGTAGCCGCGACGCAAATGAGCTGTTCCGGCGACATTGATGAGAATATCCGCAAAGCGGAGACACTGGTTAGAGAGGCGGCTGCCCAAGGCGCGCAGATTATTCTGCTGCAGGAGCTGTTCGAGACGCCGTATTTCTGTCAGAAGGAGAAGTCGGATTACTATGCCTATGCTACGGAGCTTGAGCAGAACAAGGCGGTGAACCACTTCAAGGCGATCGCCAAGGAGCTTGCGGTGGTGCTGCCGATCAGCTTTTATGAGAAGAAGAATTATGCGCGGTACAACTCGCTGGCGGTAATTGATGCGGACGGAACCGTGATGGGCAAATACCGCAAGAGCCATATTCCTGACGGTCCAGGCTATGAAGAGAAATTCTACTTCAACCCGGGCGATACCGGCTTCAAGGTGTGGAATACCCGTTATGCCAAAATCGGAGTCGGCGTTTGCTGGGACCAATGGTACCCGGAAGCTGCCCGGGTGATGAGCCTGATGGGGGCGGAGATTCTGTTCTATCCTACAGCCATCGGCTCGGAGCCGCAGGACGGGTCGATTGATTCCAAGGATCACTGGCAGACCTGCATGCTCGGTCATGCTGCCGCTAACCTGATTCCTGTCGTGGCCTCCAACCGGATCGGCAAGGAGACTGACGAGGATTCCAGCATTGATTTCTACGGCTCGTCATTCATTGCTGGTCCGCAGGGCAACAAGATTGTCGAAGCCGGACGGGATGAGCAGACCGTGCTGGTCAGCGAATTCGATCTGGATGCTCTTGAGGTAGGACGGATTGAATGGGGGATCTTCCGTGACCGCCGTCCTGAGCTGTACCGGATGATTGCTTCGTATGACGGTGATCTGACCTTCTAA
- a CDS encoding transporter substrate-binding domain-containing protein, with translation MGIRKKWAMSGMVALLVLAIAGCGSDNDAKGGSADGKSLKIATDASYAPMEYMDTDTIKGFDIDFIKAVMAEAGIDYTLTNTGWDTMLTSVKQGTEYQAGVSSVSITDERKETYDYSIPYFESTNMIMVKEGSDIKSALDLKGKKVAVQAATTADELMSGIMGVDNGNLKRFDSNAVALMELNGGGADAVVADIAIVNEYIKNNPKEKLTGIIDKENFGSEYYGILYPKGSDWKEKLDPAIKKVIENGKYAEIYKEWFGEEPDTAALMNAK, from the coding sequence ATGGGAATCCGAAAAAAGTGGGCGATGTCAGGTATGGTGGCACTCCTGGTCTTGGCAATAGCGGGTTGTGGCTCTGATAATGATGCAAAAGGCGGCAGTGCGGACGGGAAAAGCCTCAAAATCGCTACTGATGCCAGCTATGCACCAATGGAGTATATGGATACCGATACGATCAAGGGCTTTGACATTGATTTCATCAAGGCGGTAATGGCGGAGGCCGGCATCGATTACACGCTCACCAACACAGGCTGGGATACCATGCTGACCAGTGTGAAGCAGGGCACTGAATATCAGGCGGGCGTATCCTCGGTATCGATTACAGATGAGCGCAAGGAAACCTATGACTACTCTATCCCTTATTTCGAATCTACGAACATGATCATGGTGAAGGAAGGCAGCGACATCAAATCCGCCCTGGACCTGAAGGGGAAGAAGGTTGCGGTTCAGGCGGCTACGACAGCAGATGAGCTGATGAGCGGCATTATGGGCGTCGACAACGGCAACCTGAAGCGGTTCGACAGCAATGCGGTAGCGCTGATGGAGCTGAACGGCGGCGGGGCGGATGCGGTGGTCGCGGATATCGCCATCGTGAACGAATACATCAAGAACAACCCGAAGGAGAAGCTGACAGGCATTATCGACAAGGAGAATTTCGGCTCCGAGTACTACGGTATCCTGTATCCGAAGGGCAGCGACTGGAAGGAGAAGCTGGACCCGGCGATCAAAAAGGTCATCGAGAACGGCAAATATGCGGAGATCTACAAGGAATGGTTCGGCGAAGAGCCGGACACGGCGGCGCTTATGAACGCGAAGTAG
- a CDS encoding amino acid ABC transporter permease, producing the protein MDFRFDIIVHYLPVLLKGTLFTIGVSLVSILCGSLLGLIIGFGKMAPKWYFRWPFHAYINIFRGTPLYVQILIVHFGLIPLFYGKTYALMSAFVALSLNSAAYSAEIFRAGIQSIDPGQREAALSLGMTRRQAMRFIILPQAIKRMVPAFGNEFIVLVKDSSLLALIAAPEIMYWSNTMKGQYLRIWEPYLTAALIYFILTYSLSKLLNYIERKV; encoded by the coding sequence ATGGATTTCAGATTCGACATCATCGTTCATTATTTACCGGTTTTACTAAAAGGGACCTTGTTCACCATCGGCGTATCGCTGGTCTCCATTCTGTGCGGCTCCTTGCTGGGGCTGATTATCGGTTTCGGTAAAATGGCGCCCAAATGGTATTTCCGCTGGCCCTTCCATGCCTATATCAACATCTTCCGCGGTACGCCGCTCTATGTGCAGATTCTGATCGTCCATTTCGGCCTGATCCCGTTGTTCTATGGCAAAACCTACGCGCTAATGAGCGCATTCGTGGCGCTGTCGCTCAATTCTGCTGCCTATTCTGCGGAGATCTTCCGCGCCGGTATCCAGTCCATCGACCCCGGGCAGCGGGAAGCGGCCCTGTCCCTCGGAATGACCCGGCGGCAGGCGATGCGCTTCATTATTCTGCCCCAGGCCATCAAACGGATGGTTCCCGCCTTCGGGAATGAATTCATCGTGCTTGTTAAGGATTCCTCGCTGCTGGCACTGATTGCCGCCCCTGAGATTATGTACTGGAGCAATACCATGAAAGGCCAATACCTGCGGATTTGGGAGCCGTATCTGACCGCTGCACTGATCTATTTCATTCTTACTTATTCGCTAAGCAAGCTGCTTAATTATATCGAACGGAAGGTGTAA
- a CDS encoding amino acid ABC transporter ATP-binding protein, whose amino-acid sequence MISVKHLHKSFGAHQVLTDISVDIHSREVVVVIGPSGSGKSTFLRCLNLLEQPQAGDIIIEGTSLMAKSTRINDIRTELGMVFQQFNLFPHRKVIENIMLAPMKVRKWTAEQARQKALELLQKVGLSEKAEMYPASLSGGQAQRVAIARALAMEPKIMLFDEPTSALDPEMVGEVLAVMKELASEGMTMVVVTHEMGFAREVGDRVLFMEQGAIVEQGAPEQLFGSPSHERTREFLSKVL is encoded by the coding sequence ATTATTTCAGTCAAGCATTTGCATAAATCATTCGGTGCCCATCAGGTACTGACGGATATCAGCGTCGACATTCACAGCCGGGAGGTTGTGGTAGTCATTGGGCCTTCAGGCTCGGGCAAATCGACCTTTCTGCGCTGTCTGAATCTGCTGGAGCAGCCGCAAGCAGGCGATATTATCATTGAAGGCACTTCCTTGATGGCCAAGAGCACAAGGATTAACGATATCCGGACCGAGCTGGGGATGGTCTTTCAGCAGTTCAATCTGTTTCCGCACCGGAAAGTGATCGAGAACATCATGCTGGCCCCGATGAAGGTGCGGAAATGGACGGCGGAGCAAGCAAGGCAGAAGGCATTAGAGCTGTTGCAGAAGGTAGGTCTTAGCGAGAAGGCGGAGATGTATCCTGCCTCGCTCTCCGGCGGTCAGGCCCAGCGGGTAGCGATTGCCCGGGCGCTGGCGATGGAGCCGAAGATCATGCTGTTCGACGAGCCGACCTCGGCCCTGGACCCCGAGATGGTGGGCGAGGTGCTGGCGGTCATGAAGGAGCTGGCAAGTGAGGGGATGACCATGGTTGTGGTGACTCATGAGATGGGCTTCGCCCGTGAAGTGGGGGACCGGGTGCTTTTTATGGAGCAAGGTGCCATAGTCGAACAGGGGGCGCCGGAGCAGTTATTTGGCAGCCCGTCGCATGAGCGTACACGGGAGTTTCTGTCCAAGGTGCTGTGA